AGTTCCTCAAAAAGATTGCATCAGAGAGTTACATGCGCCGCAACAAAAGAGACTCCTTCACTATAACAGAGGAATGAGCAGGGATCGCCACCGGAAGCAGGATTTAACTTGAGCGTCGGCTTTCACAAATTCTACTGTCACGGAGAACAGTCAAATTCGGGTTTATTGGTACGAAAAGTGTACGATAAAGTGTATTTACATTGCAGTAGAATTACGCTAGTACTAATGATAGTTCGGCACTTAAAACGAGGAGACTCTGACacacgcgcgcacacacaAGATTACAACatagatgtatatatatgtatgtaggtaatATATCAAAACTGTAAACTTGATGGATAGCCTAGGATGATGGTAAACAttccattaaaaataacattagGTATTGACATGTATGGGTAAAACTAGGATCAGAATACACTCTGATATGCTCTCGAATGCAAAGAAAACGTTCATTATGTAAGCTATACAAATGCTATGCTATGTACAGAGAACgccagaaacaaaaatatatacgatCAAACCACATCCGCTTCGGCTTCTTCCTGCTATTCAATCCGAATACGATGCGATGCACGACGCAGCGCAGCGAACTCTTTGAAGACCAGTCGCCCCAGCAACACCATGGCAATGATGTCGGCAGCGATGAGCATGTGGAAGACATACTGCCATCCGGCGGTGGAGATAAGACCAGCAAGCAGCGGACCAACTGCCGCGCCGATTGAGCCAGTACCATCGATAATGGCCGTCACCGTGGCCAGAGCATTGGCATTGCCCTCCAAGGAGCTGTGTTGGCCCAGCTCTGCACTTACAGAGGTTGTAATCAGGGCATAGGGTCCGTTCACAAAGATGCCGACCACAATCAAAAGCACTATGCTGATTGTCATCGACAATGCACCATATTGTTGATACATCAGCAGCTGAAACGAATACATGTCCATTGTAGTAATGGTTTCTGTGTCTTGTCAAGCGCACTTACAATGGGGGAGGCAACAAACAACATGCCTGTGCAGACAGTGGCCGACATTCCGCTCACATCTGATAGATAGCCCGCAGCTATAGCTCCCAAAATGCCACCCACATCGAAAAGCGTGGACAAATCAGCGGACAGTTCTGGACCCAATGTGCCTGCATAAGAGGAAATGCATTATTGAATGTTTTCATTACAGTTTTGTGGATGCTTACTGGATTTTTGTATGTATAGTGGCAGCCAGTACATGAAGGTGTAGCTCACCAGCTTGGTAAAGAATAAGCATAGTGAAAACTCTATCACTCCAGGTATGAATAAAGCATCGACCAGGCTGATGGGACGTCCACGACCCCTTGGCACTGCCTCAGGTTGAGAACGTGAAAGGATTGGAGTACGCTCGGTGGGCGCCGATCTATAGTTGATTTCCTAAAATAAAGACGACGAATTATTAAGCCATTTAACACCGAGAAGCGTTAAAAAGCGCGAAATTTACATAAGCAGAAATTTATGGCAGACATAACAAGGAAGCCAAACATATAGTCGTGCACTTACAGTTTTTGAATTGTCGTACCCAAAATTGATCACATACTAACGCCGTGCAAAGTAAGTTTTAGAAATCATAATTGCAACATAATGGGGAGACCGGGTGTAATGTACTTCGCATGCGGAACATCAATAAAAGCCTGAATCTGATACTTACGGCATCGTTGTGGCGCACCTGCTCTTCGTCATCCTGTTCCTCATCTGACTCGTTGGCCACGCGACGCTCCTGCTGGCCGCCTTGTGGGTAACAGCCCACAATCTCCGGCTGATCCACTAGGAACAGGAAGAGTAAAAATCCAACGGCTGCAATGATAATGCCGGGTACCACAAATGATAGCGCCCAATCGGTTTCCACATAATGCGCCGCAATAAGCGTGCCCAGAATGTTTCCAATGGACGTATGGCTGTTCCATATACCAAAGATCAGACCGCGTTTCGACTTTCCAAACCAACGACCCACTAGCGCCACTACACCTGGCCATCCAGTCGTCTGGAAGATGCCAGCGAATATTTGCACGATTATAAAATACCACAAACTATGGATATTGGAGGTGCGAGCAATGCCGAACATGTAGGTGAACACTCCGGTGAGGATCATGCCCATGGACAAGAAGTATCGCAGTGAAACGCGCTCCGCCACGAAGCCAGAAGCGAACATGGCGATGGCATAGGAGAAGAGGAAGGCCGAGTCCAGCATTCCAAAGAGGGTGGTGGCATCGGGAACATCTGTAAATTGGCAACTTGCTTATAGGGTTACAACTTAGAAAAGCTTGGGGGCAAACTCACCAAAGGGTGCATATCCACATTCCTGACCCGATGCAGCTAGCGCTGTGGAACAGTTTCCTTGGAGCACCGATTTAACCACGGAGATGGGTTTGCGGCACATGTGATAGCAGGCGTACGCCAGGAAAGTTAGCACAAACACAGACATCTTGTAGCTGGAATACATATCATATGATATAAACCTAACAAACGATACAACATTTATACACAATCGAATCTTCTCAAGAAAATTAAGACTTTAAATGTAATAGTAGTTACAAGCTATCGCAAACTCACAGCAGATCTCTGCGGGCATGGAAGCGGGTGCAGCATTGCCGGGAAAGCTGCTGGACCGCCCGGATGCCGAACGGCACGTCGTTGTAGTTATTGCTCATCTTTCGCGTTCTGGCCAATCCCAGTGGAGCTCTCATCGACCGGCGCGGACGTTGGGCGAGGTGCAAGTGCTGCTCGTCCAGGTGGCTGGGTTTCCGAATCCGTTTCGGTTGCGAATAAGGCCAGCTACCTGAAAGAACAATGATCAACAGGTAGGCGGTGAGTGATTTGGTGACTCAGTTCGAGATACATTTTCCCTCTGAAGGGGTGGGAGGTGCAGGTACTGCGGAGTGGGTCGCGGTTTCTGCTGAGGTCGTGGAAGCGAGTGCGGATACAATATCCGAACTTATCACCATATGTTTCTGCTCTGAAGTTTTCTTGTTTACGTCGTCGTTCCGCTCAAACAATGAAGCTTCGTATCGCAGTCGTCAAACGAAATGCGTTTCCGCTGGCTTTGCTATTCTGCTGCGTTGGCGAAAAATGTCCAACTTAGATAGTGTTTTTTGGTTCGAGATAAGAAACCGCTCGTTTTTTATCTCAAATAACGCCgatcgttttcttttttataccGATATCAAAAGTGTTTTAGATTCATAAgctgtttatttacttttttgtcACTTGTTCTCATCAATTTACAGAGTATTTCACAGTCGACGCGTGTCGGACAACAAAGTGCTTTGTTTGTTGTCGCCCCCAAAATCAAATACTTGCGGAAACTAACAGATTGCTTGCGATTGAACAGTGCGACATTGAAAAACAGCTCTTGGCACTTAATATTACCGTTAAACACACACTAAACAGCTGCAGTAAACATTACTCCGTcggaaaaataacaatatagAGGTGGAGAAACATCGATTGCTTCTCGCGACTATCGATATGTGCTGGCAGTGTGAACGTGGCTGCCACGTTGTGTATATTTTAGTATGTTTCCAAAACGGTATATCtggattatttttttttaatttcagttatATTTTAAACTTGTGTTTGAAAAATTATGAGTATAAGAGATAATTTTTCCTCATCTGTTTTGATAGGAAATGTTATCATGCAAGAACTTGATACTTTTTTGTGTAAGGgtttatttgtattacttTTTAGCATTTATGTTTAGGTAACGATTGGGATAAACCGGCAGTTGCCTATAGATTTACTTTAGAAATTAGAGGTTGACACTTGATCTCGGAATTGCATTTCCTGAGATCACTAGCTAATTATTTCCTTTGACACGCGACCGAATGAATAAATACGAGTTACTCATTATTTAGTTTCCGTTTGTTGACAACGGACGAACAGCGTGCACATGACCTGGCTTTTCAATCAGTTGCGACTAAGAGCGGAAAATGCTCTGAATTTTTCCACACCCGTACGCTAATTTTCTCCGCCTTCGGTGCGAAAACCAAGGCGGGAAACAAGAACAATTGCAGGTGCTAATAACGGCGAGCAAAAACACTTTGCCAATTGTATAAATTGCGGGAATTAGCCAAGTTGAGCCTCACTTAACAGCCTGCAGTTCAACTAAGAACAAGTACCTTTTAAACACTCAAAATCTAATTAACTTACCATTAAAATGCGCTGCAACAAGGTAAGTACAGTAGAGACCTTTAAAGTACCTATTGCTAATTTATCCATCTATATAATAGGTTATCTTCCAACTCATTGCCTGTTTTGCGACTCTTGAGCTGGTGCTCGGTTATCCCCAAGATCCTACTGCGTCAGCGGAACAGATTCAAAGACTTAGTGATGCCAGTGAAGGGGATACTCCTCCGGAGATATCTTCAACCAGTGAAACCCTAAGAAATCTATACAGATATGAGAGAACTCTGAGCAGATTACGGAGAGCTCTGGAGGAGTTGGCCTATGAGGAGGCGGCTGATGACATGGAGCTGGCCGAGATCAATGTGTTCCGCCCGCTCTTCCGTTACCGATCCCAGGTGGTGAAGGTGAAGAATCCCCAGCAGCAGTTTGGCTAACTAAACACTTTAGTTCTACGATACATTGCATCGCCTCATCTATCAAAAACGAAACATTTGCCATTGATTTCTTTTATACAAACTTAGCCTGTTAAGATGTAAAATAGAACTAATTTATattgttaaacatttaaatattttattgtttcattTTGGTTGAGCCTATGCGCTTTGCAGATATACACACGTGATTAAGCATATGTACACACCAAACTATGTATTTCCCATTAGAGTTAAGAATATTATTGTAGTTACTTTTCATGTTTCCACTTTGAGCACATTTACTTGAAGGCTTTGTGGAGGACACGTGAATTCCTTGCATTGCactatttttgtttggaaGGATTCCTAATATAaacacaccgacac
This sequence is a window from Drosophila teissieri strain GT53w chromosome 2R, Prin_Dtei_1.1, whole genome shotgun sequence. Protein-coding genes within it:
- the LOC122614968 gene encoding glucose-6-phosphate exchanger SLC37A2 isoform X2 — translated: MRAPLGLARTRKMSNNYNDVPFGIRAVQQLSRQCCTRFHARRDLLYKMSVFVLTFLAYACYHMCRKPISVVKSVLQGNCSTALAASGQECGYAPFDVPDATTLFGMLDSAFLFSYAIAMFASGFVAERVSLRYFLSMGMILTGVFTYMFGIARTSNIHSLWYFIIVQIFAGIFQTTGWPGVVALVGRWFGKSKRGLIFGIWNSHTSIGNILGTLIAAHYVETDWALSFVVPGIIIAAVGFLLFLFLVDQPEIVGCYPQGGQQERRVANESDEEQDDEEQVRHNDAYVINFGYDNSKTEINYRSAPTERTPILSRSQPEAVPRGRGRPISLVDALFIPGVIEFSLCLFFTKLVSYTFMYWLPLYIQKSSTLGPELSADLSTLFDVGGILGAIAAGYLSDVSGMSATVCTGMLFVASPILLMYQQYGALSMTISIVLLIVVGIFVNGPYALITTSVSAELGQHSSLEGNANALATVTAIIDGTGSIGAAVGPLLAGLISTAGWQYVFHMLIAADIIAMVLLGRLVFKEFAALRRASHRIRIE
- the LOC122614968 gene encoding glucose-6-phosphate exchanger SLC37A2 isoform X1; protein product: MRAPLGLARTRKMSNNYNDVPFGIRAVQQLSRQCCTRFHARRDLLYKMSVFVLTFLAYACYHMCRKPISVVKSVLQGNCSTALAASGQECGYAPFDVPDATTLFGMLDSAFLFSYAIAMFASGFVAERVSLRYFLSMGMILTGVFTYMFGIARTSNIHSLWYFIIVQIFAGIFQTTGWPGVVALVGRWFGKSKRGLIFGIWNSHTSIGNILGTLIAAHYVETDWALSFVVPGIIIAAVGFLLFLFLVDQPEIVGCYPQGGQQERRVANESDEEQDDEEQVRHNDAEINYRSAPTERTPILSRSQPEAVPRGRGRPISLVDALFIPGVIEFSLCLFFTKLVSYTFMYWLPLYIQKSSTLGPELSADLSTLFDVGGILGAIAAGYLSDVSGMSATVCTGMLFVASPILLMYQQYGALSMTISIVLLIVVGIFVNGPYALITTSVSAELGQHSSLEGNANALATVTAIIDGTGSIGAAVGPLLAGLISTAGWQYVFHMLIAADIIAMVLLGRLVFKEFAALRRASHRIRIE
- the LOC122614973 gene encoding uncharacterized protein LOC122614973, with product MRCNKVIFQLIACFATLELVLGYPQDPTASAEQIQRLSDASEGDTPPEISSTSETLRNLYRYERTLSRLRRALEELAYEEAADDMELAEINVFRPLFRYRSQVVKVKNPQQQFG